GAGTTAACCGGACTGAAGAAACCAAACCTGAAAGTGCTGGGGCTGGACACGAGCGTCTCTGAGTCTTTGAGCTCAGTAGAGAACGAGAGTACATCCACACACAAACAAAACCTCAAAGATACAACAAAAGACAaggtaagaagaagaaggaaacgaGAACGACCCATGTGTTCTCAGGCAAGTCTCGTCCCTTTCTGTTTGGGAGAACATTGAGCTTCATGTATTGTGTCTTTATATGTATCCAAAGAGTCGACGTTCGTCTAGTTTGAATCTTCTTTAACCATTAGCACCGACTTGTGCTGCTAAAGCTGACTTTCCTACTACGAAAACTACTGGAGTGTAAGAGACGGATGTGAATATTAATTTTGGAACCGTCAAAGACGTTATTATTTTGTATGGTTCGTTCGTTGAAACATTGAAGAAATATTtttcaactgttttttttttttccaaagacAAACACAAGACACTGAATCCATTAATGTCTGAACTTCCACACagttcaaaacaaaaactcagAAAACATGACCATACTTACAACTCAAAAGATTTAGTCCAAACCCCAAACACCAGATCAAGAACACAAACCAAAGGGCACATAAAcgcttttcttctccttctatgACTCCTTAGAGAGGTCTCCTTCTGCAACATAGAAGCTGACTCAACATCAGTGGCCAACATAAAAGTCAAAACAAAGATCCTTCTATACACTATCTTATACCCTAGCTAAATTGAAATTGACCTgcttgttgctgctgctgcttatCCGAAGCATCATGATACTCCTCCTTGTCTCCCTCTTCCTCAGCTACCTCAGGAACCGTATGAAGCTTATCGCTTTCCCCCAGATTCTCAACACCATTCTCGCCGGACTTCTCATCCTCTCCGTCCTTATCATCCGGAAACCTAACAACCACCACCGGACAAGCACAGTGATGAACAGAGTAATCACTAACGCTCCCCAACCTCCCTTTGCTGCTCCTCTTCGTAGCTCCGAACCCTCTGCTACCCATGATCAACGTACTAAGCCCTAACCTCTCAACCTCCAAACACAGCCTCTCCTTCATATCGTGATCTTTCACGATATGAATCTTAAACGGTATCTCGGCTTCG
This genomic interval from Brassica napus cultivar Da-Ae chromosome A6, Da-Ae, whole genome shotgun sequence contains the following:
- the LOC106349939 gene encoding universal stress protein PHOS32 — encoded protein: MASPGKSPRKSPTVVTVQPSSPRFPITTTPTAGAQRKIGIAVDLSDESAYAVQWAVQNYLRSGDAVVLLHVQPTSVLYGADWGAIDLSPQWDPENEESQKKLEDDFDIFTNKKASDVAQPLVEAEIPFKIHIVKDHDMKERLCLEVERLGLSTLIMGSRGFGATKRSSKGRLGSVSDYSVHHCACPVVVVRFPDDKDGEDEKSGENGVENLGESDKLHTVPEVAEEEGDKEEYHDASDKQQQQQAEGDLSKES